The proteins below are encoded in one region of Nitrospira sp.:
- a CDS encoding metalloendopeptidase, producing MPAPTWTGRYLDGQSAANHRVTVALTADGLTIARGNGTSVHWAYDRIQRTQGAYDGEHIRLEHRADPAAALVISDQRFLSALRAKAPALVPTIHDPATRGLRVTFTVMAALVTVLAAGVLYRWGIPGLASLLTPHVPIAWEQHLGERVVAHLAPEDDRCTDPYRSQAIQSLLARLTTTVSDSPYSTIRVHIVDDPMVNAFAAPGGDVVVFRGLLEKTESPEQLAGVLAHELGHIYKRHTTRAILEQTSTSLLLAAVSGDFTGAATLALDGARTLGTLQYSRSHEAEADADGIAMLRAARIDPQGMVEFFQLMSQDSHPDEGIFRYVSTHPTHRDRIHRLTELGGTALGQGNPLLPGLDWKLIRSICRVRKQQAVESSGVEPNPSSDIRS from the coding sequence ATGCCGGCACCGACCTGGACTGGGCGCTATCTCGATGGACAGAGTGCTGCCAACCATCGCGTCACCGTCGCATTGACCGCCGACGGACTCACGATCGCGCGCGGAAACGGCACTTCCGTCCACTGGGCCTACGACAGGATACAGCGGACACAGGGCGCGTACGACGGTGAACACATTCGGCTGGAGCACCGCGCAGACCCGGCGGCCGCCTTGGTAATCTCCGATCAGCGCTTTCTCTCCGCATTGCGTGCCAAGGCCCCTGCCCTTGTACCCACCATTCATGATCCGGCCACGCGCGGCCTGCGCGTCACGTTCACCGTCATGGCGGCACTCGTCACCGTCCTAGCCGCAGGCGTGCTGTATCGTTGGGGCATTCCCGGCTTGGCGTCGCTCTTGACGCCGCACGTCCCCATCGCTTGGGAACAACATCTGGGTGAACGGGTCGTGGCGCATCTGGCCCCCGAAGACGACCGCTGCACCGACCCGTATCGGAGCCAGGCCATCCAGTCACTTCTGGCACGGCTCACGACCACGGTCTCGGACAGCCCCTATTCCACTATTCGGGTTCATATTGTCGACGACCCGATGGTCAATGCATTTGCCGCCCCAGGCGGAGATGTCGTGGTCTTTCGGGGGCTGCTCGAAAAGACGGAATCGCCGGAGCAGCTCGCTGGGGTCCTGGCACACGAACTTGGGCATATCTACAAGCGCCACACGACGCGGGCGATTCTGGAACAGACATCGACGAGTTTGCTCCTCGCGGCTGTCTCGGGCGACTTCACGGGCGCTGCTACCCTCGCCCTCGATGGCGCACGCACACTCGGCACGCTGCAGTACAGCCGCTCCCACGAGGCCGAGGCTGATGCGGACGGGATAGCCATGCTGCGAGCCGCCAGGATCGACCCTCAAGGCATGGTTGAGTTCTTCCAACTCATGAGCCAAGACAGCCACCCCGACGAGGGGATCTTCCGCTATGTCTCCACACATCCCACCCATCGGGATCGCATCCACCGCCTGACGGAATTAGGTGGCACCGCTTTGGGACAGGGGAACCCGCTGCTCCCGGGGCTGGATTGGAAATTGATCCGAAGCATCTGCAGGGTCAGAAAACAGCAGGCGGTCGAATCGTCCGGCGTCGAGCCCAACCCCTCCTCTGATATCCGATCCTAA